In one bacterium genomic region, the following are encoded:
- a CDS encoding Rpn family recombination-promoting nuclease/putative transposase, translated as DVKTDFAFKKVFGSKQSKDILINFINSVVKFKDGSIIEDLTIVDPYQIPLLKGMKDTYVDVKAILSDGSGVIIEMQILNYEGLEKRILYNAAKAYSTQLLCGDEFYLLNPIIAITITDFEMFSEWTKVISYFRLIEKDELVEYSGDIELIFIELPKFKKEESELSDWTDKWIYFIKNAGKLNYIPKTLGMSKEIKKAFEIANQASLSAKELEIQHKRKDFIYIQKASISYAEKKGLKQGLQQGLEQGIQQGIQQGLQQGLQQGLQQGEYRKAIETAKSMYKKGFKLEMIAEITGLSDEEINRVVRVAN; from the coding sequence GATGTAAAAACAGACTTTGCCTTTAAAAAGGTATTTGGAAGCAAACAATCAAAAGATATACTTATAAACTTTATAAACTCAGTGGTTAAATTCAAAGATGGAAGCATTATTGAAGATTTAACCATAGTTGACCCATATCAGATACCGTTACTTAAAGGGATGAAGGATACCTATGTTGATGTCAAGGCAATATTATCAGATGGTAGTGGCGTAATTATTGAGATGCAGATATTAAATTATGAAGGATTAGAAAAAAGGATTCTCTACAATGCGGCGAAGGCATATTCTACGCAACTTTTATGTGGTGATGAATTTTATCTATTAAACCCGATAATTGCTATCACTATTACTGATTTTGAGATGTTTAGTGAGTGGACAAAGGTCATCAGTTACTTCAGATTGATAGAGAAGGATGAGTTAGTTGAATATAGTGGAGATATTGAATTAATCTTCATTGAGTTACCAAAATTCAAGAAGGAAGAAAGTGAATTAAGTGATTGGACGGATAAATGGATATATTTTATAAAAAATGCGGGTAAGCTAAATTACATACCCAAAACACTGGGGATGAGTAAAGAGATAAAGAAGGCATTTGAGATAGCCAATCAAGCAAGTCTGAGTGCTAAAGAATTAGAGATACAGCATAAAAGGAAAGATTTCATCTATATTCAAAAGGCATCGATTTCTTATGCCGAAAAGAAAGGATTAAAACAAGGATTACAACAAGGGTTAGAACAAGGAATTCAACAAGGAATTCAACAAGGATTACAACAAGGATTACAACAAGGATTACAACAAGGCGAATATAGGAAGGCAATAGAGACAGCTAAATCGATGTATAAAAAAGGGTTTAAATTGGAGATGATTGCTGAGATAACAGGACTTTCAGACGAGGAGATAAATAGGGTTGTAAGAGTAGCGAATTAG
- a CDS encoding DUF3786 domain-containing protein, giving the protein MNGLDVAWNRLLEMEHSLVCKRAQVEFKEGKYLIEFLKDLYQIELQTMKINIPSSPSSKINFDLALVLLTYLTQAKEINLSNKWVSPRDLKSGYLFFTGTHSLEDSIFLEKFGHAPNRLFEVGVKLGAKPASYGDKSIILFPLPRIPLLYLIWTGDDEFEPGMSILLDSTAEFHLPLDILYALIRITTKKLGNYSATDGHG; this is encoded by the coding sequence ATGAATGGTTTAGATGTTGCCTGGAATAGATTATTAGAAATGGAACATTCTTTGGTCTGTAAAAGGGCACAGGTTGAGTTTAAAGAGGGTAAATATTTAATTGAATTTCTCAAAGATTTGTATCAAATTGAATTGCAGACCATGAAAATTAATATACCTTCATCTCCATCTTCAAAGATTAATTTTGACCTTGCACTCGTCTTACTCACTTATCTTACCCAGGCAAAGGAGATAAATTTGTCGAATAAGTGGGTAAGTCCGCGAGACCTTAAAAGTGGTTATTTATTCTTTACCGGAACACATTCCCTCGAAGACTCAATTTTTTTAGAAAAATTTGGTCACGCTCCAAATAGACTTTTTGAAGTAGGTGTAAAATTAGGTGCAAAACCTGCCTCTTATGGAGACAAATCTATTATCCTCTTTCCTCTTCCTCGCATTCCGCTTCTTTATCTCATTTGGACAGGTGATGATGAATTTGAACCAGGTATGTCTATTCTTTTAGATTCTACTGCTGAGTTTCATCTTCCTCTGGATATCCTTTATGCCTTGATAAGGATAACTACAAAAAAATTGGGTAACTATTCAGCCACGGATGGACACGGATAA
- a CDS encoding hybrid sensor histidine kinase/response regulator: MAGKFDKSIFLAKFKEETDERLNNLNNKLLNLEQNPDDAELLNEVFREAHTLKGSAKMVGLTKINRIAHQMEDLLGRIKEKQFNLTPQINDLLFECLDSIKILLEAEISKKEVDIDVDSLCDELIQACTGKLIRERKKTERKIRLVEGVAQEIRHEKVGFEETIRVEVSKLDKLLNLSGEMIINRGKLDALLMHIKDISELMKEQILFLDQLKERANGFKEEIIKLSLSHQRLKDGTTNLLRKYAEGLDDLNILTNELEDMVIKIRMLPVSTIFDLFPRVVRDMAEEYDKEINLEIRGEKTGLDKKILEEIKDPLMHLVRNCIDHGIETPEERALLGKPRTGKICFSARQEGASIIIEMSDDGRGIDPRVIKRIALKKNLITPEQAEKITDENAIYLIFAPGFSTSEKITDISGRGVGMNVVKENIERLKGSINIQTEVGKGTKFTLRMPLTLSITLGLIVKSQGQLFIFPTSEVKKIVNLSTNDIKLIGDKEVVIVDGVTIPFVKLDKLLGLKKENEILTNREMFMIIIHLAGESIGFGVDEVISEQEIVIKSLGGYLKKPDNIAGATIWGDGEVILILDVFDIMKSAKKTHIEVKVTAKQKISTPTILVVDDSLTTRELEKNILESVGYNVEMAIDGLQALGKIKQKRYDLVITDITMPGMNGFELTAAIKKDEKCKDIPVIMVTSEEKDEDRKRGIEVGAHAYIIKSGFDQKGLLDIIERMVER; the protein is encoded by the coding sequence ATGGCTGGAAAATTTGATAAATCTATATTTTTAGCGAAATTTAAAGAAGAAACTGATGAACGACTTAATAACCTCAATAATAAACTCTTAAACCTGGAACAAAATCCAGATGATGCTGAGCTACTCAATGAGGTATTTCGTGAAGCACATACCTTAAAAGGCTCGGCGAAAATGGTCGGTTTGACCAAAATTAACCGCATCGCCCACCAGATGGAAGACCTGCTCGGTAGAATCAAAGAAAAACAATTCAATCTCACCCCACAAATAAATGATTTGCTGTTTGAATGCCTTGATTCAATTAAAATTCTGTTAGAGGCAGAAATCTCTAAAAAAGAAGTAGATATTGATGTCGATTCTCTTTGTGATGAATTAATTCAAGCCTGCACCGGAAAGTTAATTCGTGAAAGGAAAAAGACTGAGAGAAAAATTCGGTTAGTCGAAGGTGTAGCCCAAGAAATTCGACATGAAAAAGTAGGCTTTGAAGAAACAATCCGTGTTGAAGTAAGCAAACTTGATAAACTCCTGAATTTAAGTGGAGAAATGATTATTAACCGCGGCAAATTAGATGCCCTGTTGATGCACATAAAGGATATATCTGAATTAATGAAAGAACAAATATTATTCCTCGACCAACTAAAGGAAAGAGCCAATGGATTTAAAGAAGAGATAATAAAATTATCCCTTTCACACCAGAGACTAAAAGACGGAACAACTAATTTATTAAGAAAATACGCAGAGGGACTGGATGACTTGAATATTTTAACTAATGAATTGGAAGATATGGTCATTAAAATAAGGATGTTACCAGTATCGACTATTTTTGACCTTTTCCCAAGAGTCGTGCGGGATATGGCTGAAGAATATGATAAAGAGATAAATTTAGAAATTAGAGGTGAAAAAACAGGACTTGATAAAAAGATACTGGAGGAAATAAAAGACCCACTGATGCATTTAGTCCGCAATTGTATTGACCATGGAATCGAAACGCCAGAAGAAAGGGCATTGCTTGGTAAACCACGAACCGGGAAAATATGCTTTTCTGCCCGACAGGAAGGAGCAAGTATAATTATTGAAATGTCCGATGACGGTCGAGGCATAGACCCTCGTGTCATAAAACGAATTGCCTTAAAGAAAAATCTGATTACCCCTGAACAAGCAGAGAAAATTACTGATGAAAACGCTATTTACCTTATCTTCGCCCCAGGATTCTCTACCAGTGAAAAAATCACAGATATCTCCGGACGAGGCGTGGGAATGAATGTTGTTAAAGAAAACATTGAACGACTTAAAGGTTCGATTAACATCCAGACAGAAGTAGGTAAAGGCACAAAATTTACTTTACGCATGCCCTTAACCTTAAGTATTACTTTAGGACTAATTGTTAAATCCCAGGGGCAATTATTCATTTTCCCAACTTCAGAAGTAAAAAAAATAGTTAATCTATCAACAAATGATATAAAACTGATTGGTGATAAAGAAGTAGTTATCGTTGATGGTGTTACTATCCCTTTTGTCAAACTCGATAAACTACTTGGATTAAAAAAAGAAAATGAAATACTTACCAATCGCGAAATGTTTATGATTATAATTCATCTTGCAGGTGAATCTATTGGATTTGGAGTAGATGAAGTTATTAGTGAACAAGAAATAGTTATCAAAAGTCTGGGCGGTTATTTAAAAAAACCGGATAATATTGCCGGTGCGACTATCTGGGGAGATGGCGAAGTAATCCTTATCTTAGATGTATTTGATATAATGAAATCTGCCAAAAAGACACATATTGAAGTAAAAGTAACTGCTAAACAAAAAATCTCTACTCCCACTATTTTAGTTGTAGATGATTCGTTAACGACCCGCGAACTTGAAAAAAATATCTTAGAATCAGTGGGCTATAATGTCGAAATGGCAATTGATGGATTACAAGCATTAGGAAAAATCAAACAAAAAAGATATGATTTAGTCATTACCGATATTACTATGCCAGGAATGAATGGATTTGAATTAACTGCCGCTATAAAAAAAGACGAAAAATGTAAAGATATTCCTGTTATTATGGTTACTTCTGAAGAAAAAGATGAAGATAGGAAAAGAGGGATTGAAGTTGGTGCCCATGCATACATCATTAAATCCGGCTTTGACCAAAAAGGTTTGTTGGATATAATTGAGAGAATGGTTGAGAGGTAA